A region of Paenibacillus thiaminolyticus DNA encodes the following proteins:
- a CDS encoding LLM class flavin-dependent oxidoreductase, translating to MELGISTFVETTPDVNTGTTISHAERLREVVEEIVLADQVGLDVYGVGEHHRHDFAASSPAVVLAAAACKTTKIRLTSAVMILSSADPVRVFQDFATLDGLSNGRAEIMVGRGSFLESFPLFGYDLDDYEELFDEKLELLLHIQKSEKVSWSGKHRPAIQDLGIYPRPVQDPLPVWIGSAGSPESAIRAGAMGLPFVLAIIGGVKPLDYASQVELYKKAAAEAGHDVTRLPIASHSHGFVAKNQKQAIETFFPSTFARTNVRAAEKGAPPYTRADYDAACSLEGALYVGDPETVAQKIIHLRKHVGVTRFMLHMPHGTMPHEEVMEAIRLFGTEVAPRVREEAARWEQHQLLS from the coding sequence GTGGAACTAGGTATAAGCACGTTTGTCGAGACAACACCTGATGTCAACACGGGAACAACGATAAGTCACGCGGAGCGGCTGCGTGAAGTAGTGGAGGAGATTGTGCTCGCGGATCAGGTAGGACTGGATGTATATGGGGTAGGTGAGCATCATCGTCATGATTTTGCGGCATCATCTCCTGCGGTTGTATTAGCTGCTGCTGCTTGTAAAACAACGAAAATTCGGCTGACGAGCGCTGTCATGATTTTGTCGTCTGCTGATCCCGTACGTGTATTTCAAGATTTTGCAACACTTGATGGCCTGTCTAACGGACGGGCGGAGATTATGGTCGGCCGAGGCTCCTTTCTCGAATCATTCCCCTTGTTCGGTTACGATCTGGACGATTATGAAGAGCTGTTCGATGAGAAGCTGGAGCTGCTGCTGCACATTCAGAAGTCGGAAAAAGTCAGTTGGAGCGGGAAGCATCGCCCAGCGATCCAGGATCTGGGCATTTATCCGCGCCCCGTACAGGATCCTTTGCCGGTCTGGATTGGAAGTGCAGGAAGTCCGGAATCCGCGATTCGTGCAGGGGCAATGGGCCTTCCATTTGTTCTCGCCATTATCGGAGGAGTGAAGCCGCTCGACTACGCTTCACAGGTTGAGCTGTACAAGAAAGCGGCTGCCGAAGCTGGTCACGATGTAACCCGTCTGCCGATTGCTTCTCATTCCCACGGTTTTGTGGCGAAGAATCAAAAGCAAGCAATCGAAACGTTCTTCCCGTCTACATTTGCCAGAACGAACGTGAGAGCCGCTGAAAAAGGGGCGCCTCCGTACACGAGAGCAGACTACGACGCGGCCTGCAGCTTGGAAGGCGCCCTATATGTTGGCGACCCGGAAACGGTAGCCCAAAAAATTATTCATCTTCGCAAGCATGTTGGCGTTACCAGATTCATGTTACATATGCCGCACGGTACAATGCCTCATGAAGAGGTCATGGAAGCGATACGGCTATTCGGAACGGAAGTAGCGCCTCGTGTAAGAGAAGAGGCAGCACGTTGGGAGCAACATCAATTGTTGAGCTAG
- a CDS encoding DUF1801 domain-containing protein — translation MGFTTVNEYVNSLHEKGKKAVCEFVDFMRVEFPQITPKISYGMPMWWAGKKMYDGYVAVSAAKAHYSIHFHDEERVSHLATLLPDSTFGKKCVNIKYGDEKSAKLVMQSVKDYFNGIL, via the coding sequence ATGGGATTTACGACAGTAAATGAATACGTAAACAGCCTGCATGAAAAAGGAAAGAAGGCGGTCTGCGAATTTGTGGACTTCATGAGAGTTGAGTTTCCTCAAATTACGCCCAAAATAAGTTATGGTATGCCCATGTGGTGGGCAGGTAAGAAAATGTACGATGGATATGTAGCTGTTTCGGCCGCAAAAGCGCATTATTCCATACATTTTCATGATGAGGAACGCGTATCGCATCTGGCGACCCTATTGCCGGATAGCACCTTCGGGAAGAAATGCGTCAACATTAAGTACGGTGATGAAAAATCAGCTAAACTTGTGATGCAGAGCGTAAAAGATTATTTTAACGGGATTTTGTAA
- a CDS encoding endonuclease/exonuclease/phosphatase family protein → MMLHNENQSLRCMSFNIRYGSDNTEDGEQRWSRRADMVASMIRFHRADTVGMQEALRHQIADLERMLHDFGWVGKGREDGADAGEYCVVFYRKSRLEPLENGTFWLSETPEVPGRLGWDAACPRIATWVRFEDKLTGTRFIHFNTHFDHVGTVAMEQSALLLLNRIEKLEERCPVIVTGDFNCSESSVPYGILTGAGNGFGALRDARYAAQHPHFGPSFTFHGFQLQRLIECLYRDGECFKGDNGEDLDSPIDYIFVNEQVRVLQYGVLADQQNGRFPSDHMPVVADILWNEQL, encoded by the coding sequence ATGATGCTACATAATGAGAACCAATCATTGCGATGCATGTCTTTTAACATTCGGTATGGTAGCGATAACACGGAAGATGGGGAGCAGAGATGGAGCCGCAGGGCGGATATGGTCGCCAGCATGATCCGCTTCCACCGCGCAGATACGGTCGGCATGCAGGAAGCGCTTCGTCATCAGATTGCCGATTTGGAACGAATGCTGCATGATTTCGGCTGGGTAGGCAAGGGCAGAGAGGATGGAGCCGATGCAGGGGAATACTGCGTAGTCTTTTACCGCAAGAGCCGCCTCGAGCCCCTTGAGAACGGAACATTTTGGCTCTCCGAGACGCCGGAGGTGCCTGGCCGGCTCGGCTGGGACGCCGCCTGCCCGCGCATCGCTACGTGGGTTCGATTTGAGGATAAGCTGACGGGAACGCGGTTCATCCATTTCAATACTCATTTCGATCATGTTGGGACGGTAGCGATGGAGCAGAGCGCGCTCTTGCTGTTGAACCGGATCGAGAAACTGGAAGAACGTTGCCCAGTCATTGTCACAGGGGACTTCAACTGCTCCGAATCATCCGTGCCGTACGGCATCCTTACCGGAGCCGGGAATGGCTTCGGCGCGCTGCGGGATGCCCGTTACGCTGCGCAGCATCCGCACTTCGGGCCGTCGTTCACGTTCCACGGCTTCCAGCTTCAGCGGCTGATCGAATGCCTGTATCGCGACGGCGAATGCTTCAAGGGCGATAATGGAGAGGATCTCGATTCGCCGATTGATTATATTTTCGTCAATGAACAGGTACGCGTTCTGCAATACGGGGTTCTGGCGGACCAGCAGAACGGCCGCTTCCCTTCGGATCATATGCCGGTTGTGGCCGATATCCTGTGGAATGAGCAGCTATAG
- a CDS encoding LysR family transcriptional regulator: MNLEQLEYIVQVAKTGSFTKAAEHSHVTLSAISQSISLLESELGVSLFHRSRGLGAVPTPEGRALIAKAHEALVALQELRAEAQSYSDALSGQLRIATIPGPMHLLVHVVSRFKRDYPGVRVEIMEKGPKEILELLKHDKIDIGLIALSASLLHQQRCLAFERLLEGKLVVGVHEQSPLRLESAITPDTLAKQTLVLYDDEHIRDFMDQFVAAYGEVDILFISNNTQAIHNAVKEGIAVTIGLDYSFKEDGEHIITLPLESPITEPVYYGWVHPKEKHIAQAAKRFLNRLQAEL; encoded by the coding sequence ATGAATCTCGAACAACTCGAATACATTGTCCAAGTGGCCAAAACCGGATCATTTACAAAAGCGGCGGAGCATTCGCATGTCACGCTGTCGGCGATAAGTCAGTCCATCTCCTTGCTCGAATCGGAATTGGGCGTGAGCCTGTTCCACCGCTCGCGCGGATTGGGAGCCGTCCCGACGCCGGAAGGCAGAGCCCTCATCGCCAAGGCTCATGAAGCGCTAGTCGCGCTCCAGGAGCTCAGGGCCGAAGCCCAATCCTATAGCGACGCTTTGAGCGGACAATTGCGAATCGCCACCATACCGGGACCGATGCATCTGCTGGTGCATGTCGTCTCCCGCTTCAAGCGGGATTATCCAGGGGTAAGGGTGGAGATTATGGAGAAGGGCCCGAAGGAAATATTGGAGCTGCTGAAGCATGATAAGATTGACATTGGATTAATCGCACTGTCGGCAAGCCTGCTCCATCAACAACGCTGCCTTGCCTTCGAACGGCTCTTGGAAGGCAAATTGGTGGTCGGCGTCCATGAGCAGTCCCCTCTTCGTCTGGAGAGCGCAATCACGCCCGATACATTAGCGAAGCAGACGCTCGTGCTGTATGATGACGAGCATATCCGGGACTTCATGGATCAGTTCGTCGCGGCCTATGGCGAGGTTGACATTCTATTCATTAGCAACAATACACAGGCGATTCACAATGCGGTCAAGGAAGGAATCGCGGTGACGATCGGACTCGATTATTCGTTCAAGGAAGACGGAGAGCATATCATCACGCTACCGCTGGAATCCCCGATTACCGAACCGGTTTATTACGGGTGGGTGCATCCGAAGGAGAAGCATATCGCGCAGGCGGCGAAGCGATTTCTGAACAGGCTTCAGGCCGAGCTCTAA
- a CDS encoding SDR family NAD(P)-dependent oxidoreductase: MTENRVAVITGGASGIGKETALKFARKGDRVVVADFNEQAGQATVDLIREQGGQAIFVKTDVSKLEDMESLVDTAVETFGRIDVLFNNAGIGRVTPVLDQNVKDYHDVINVNQHGVAYGIIAAGRKMRELGIKGVIINTASVFGFLASPGTFAYHATKGAVIMMTKSAALELAEYGIRVVAVAPGAVDTPIIQGYKDRGMVDSMKAKVIGNKLTRPEQVADAVYLMSLEEASAINGSVVMADEGYASFK; the protein is encoded by the coding sequence ATGACGGAGAACAGAGTAGCGGTTATCACTGGCGGGGCAAGCGGAATCGGCAAGGAAACGGCGCTGAAGTTCGCGCGGAAGGGCGATCGCGTCGTGGTCGCCGACTTCAACGAACAGGCCGGACAAGCAACGGTTGATCTTATTCGGGAGCAGGGCGGACAAGCCATCTTTGTCAAGACGGATGTATCCAAGCTCGAGGACATGGAGTCCTTGGTTGACACAGCGGTCGAGACGTTCGGCCGCATCGATGTCTTGTTCAATAATGCCGGGATCGGACGGGTTACGCCGGTGCTCGACCAGAATGTGAAGGATTATCATGATGTCATCAACGTGAATCAGCACGGGGTAGCCTATGGGATTATCGCGGCCGGCCGCAAGATGAGAGAGCTGGGCATCAAGGGCGTCATCATCAATACGGCCTCGGTATTCGGCTTCCTGGCTTCGCCGGGAACGTTCGCTTACCACGCGACGAAGGGCGCGGTCATTATGATGACCAAGTCGGCGGCGCTGGAGCTGGCGGAATACGGTATTCGCGTCGTGGCGGTCGCGCCGGGCGCCGTCGACACGCCGATTATTCAGGGCTACAAGGATAGAGGCATGGTAGACTCGATGAAAGCCAAAGTCATCGGCAATAAATTGACGCGGCCCGAGCAAGTGGCCGATGCGGTCTATTTGATGTCTCTCGAGGAAGCCAGCGCGATCAACGGAAGTGTCGTGATGGCAGATGAAGGGTATGCTTCCTTCAAATAA
- a CDS encoding NAD(P)H-dependent flavin oxidoreductase — protein sequence MSQQQFARLKERLTVPVIAAPMFLVSSPEMVIAGCKAGIIGSFPLLNARTSDILGEWMERITQELAAAQQQERAQPVAPWAVNLIVHRTNKRFESDLELIKKFQPPIVITSLGNPQAVVDIVHEYGGLVFSDVINLTHARKAADTGIDGLILVCNGAGGHAGTLNPVAFLSAVQEFWNGITIVAGCISRGQDIVAMEVLGADMVYMGTRFIATAESYASEAYRSMLMTSNAEDLIYTDALSGVHGNYLVPSIRNAGLDPNQLRKKDTMDFSFAQVSEAKAWKDIWSAGQGVGAIKRTAPIADVVAELREEYQQTYASLVPACMG from the coding sequence ATGTCGCAACAGCAATTCGCACGGCTCAAAGAGCGGCTTACAGTACCTGTTATTGCCGCTCCTATGTTTCTGGTTTCAAGCCCGGAAATGGTTATTGCAGGCTGTAAAGCCGGTATTATCGGCTCGTTCCCTCTGCTGAACGCCCGTACGAGCGATATTTTGGGAGAATGGATGGAGCGGATTACGCAAGAGCTGGCCGCAGCTCAGCAACAAGAGAGAGCACAGCCCGTTGCTCCCTGGGCGGTCAATCTGATCGTGCACCGAACGAACAAGCGCTTCGAATCAGATCTCGAGCTGATCAAGAAGTTCCAGCCGCCGATTGTGATTACATCGCTTGGGAATCCGCAAGCGGTTGTCGATATCGTGCATGAATATGGCGGGCTTGTTTTTTCCGATGTGATCAATCTGACTCATGCGAGAAAAGCGGCCGATACGGGTATTGATGGCTTGATTCTCGTGTGCAACGGCGCCGGCGGACATGCCGGAACGCTCAACCCGGTTGCCTTTCTGAGCGCGGTACAAGAATTCTGGAATGGGATTACGATTGTCGCCGGCTGCATCTCCCGCGGGCAGGATATCGTAGCGATGGAGGTGCTCGGCGCCGATATGGTCTATATGGGAACGCGCTTTATCGCTACGGCCGAAAGCTACGCAAGCGAGGCTTATCGAAGCATGCTCATGACATCGAATGCGGAAGATTTGATTTATACGGATGCATTGAGCGGCGTCCACGGCAATTATCTCGTTCCCAGCATTCGCAATGCAGGGCTTGATCCGAACCAATTGCGGAAGAAGGACACGATGGATTTCTCTTTTGCGCAAGTCAGCGAAGCCAAGGCATGGAAAGATATTTGGTCGGCCGGACAAGGCGTGGGGGCGATCAAGCGGACGGCGCCCATTGCCGACGTCGTTGCCGAACTGCGGGAGGAGTATCAGCAAACCTATGCTTCTCTCGTCCCTGCTTGCATGGGCTGA
- a CDS encoding GNAT family N-acetyltransferase codes for MQMISYWKGAAVQLRAPDTEDIHVFESLDDAILQSHDSIAFPRTKAQIEEWMEQISQGASKDSDDFFWIAEDKERNVVGTIEVAGCDSKNGTFDYGITVLPAYRGKGYAKDMIVTVLRHYFLELRYEKATINVYSFNQASISLHRKLGFKEEGRLRRMIYTGGQYYDEVYFGMTKEEFQELYPQ; via the coding sequence ATGCAGATGATTTCATATTGGAAGGGCGCCGCCGTACAGCTTCGCGCTCCCGACACCGAAGATATTCACGTCTTTGAGAGCCTGGACGATGCCATTCTGCAAAGTCATGATTCGATCGCGTTTCCGCGGACGAAGGCGCAAATCGAGGAGTGGATGGAACAAATATCGCAGGGCGCATCCAAAGACAGCGATGATTTTTTCTGGATTGCGGAAGATAAGGAGCGAAATGTGGTCGGAACGATCGAAGTCGCGGGCTGCGATTCCAAGAACGGGACCTTTGATTATGGCATAACCGTCTTGCCCGCCTACAGGGGCAAAGGCTACGCAAAAGACATGATTGTAACCGTGCTGAGGCATTACTTCCTGGAGCTGCGCTACGAGAAGGCGACCATAAATGTGTACTCCTTCAACCAGGCATCGATCAGCCTGCATCGCAAGCTGGGATTTAAGGAAGAAGGAAGATTGAGAAGGATGATTTATACCGGCGGGCAATATTATGATGAAGTCTATTTCGGCATGACCAAGGAAGAGTTTCAAGAGCTGTATCCCCAATGA
- a CDS encoding lytic polysaccharide monooxygenase — MANRYVPHPLFRRWLLSSGMALALMFVMIVFSGKALAHGYIDSPSSRADLCAKGVNKKCGFIIYEPQSLEAHKGFPAAGPADGKIASANGAFPELDQQSATRWSKVSITPGTTTFHWTIEANHATTSWKYYITKQNWNPDEPLTRASFDLTPFCSVDYKGKQPPHSYSDTCDVPSRTGYQVILAVWEIADTANAFYNVIDVDFGGGSPVDPTPPAAPANLAVSNVTSTSAILTWDASTDNAGVTGYKIYRGSTLAASTNGSTLTYTLAGLTPSTSYSYSVRAVDAAGNQSASSNVVTFTTLPPQPDTEPPAAPSSLTASAITSSSVTLTWNASTDNVGVAGYRIYNGTALAGTTSGLNYTVSGLQPETSYTFTVVAFDAAGNVSLPSSALNVTTAPAPAATPWAPNTSYAAGALVTYNGRTYEARVAHTSLVGWEPPNVPALWLLK, encoded by the coding sequence TTGGCAAATCGTTATGTACCCCATCCATTGTTCCGGAGATGGCTGCTATCCAGCGGCATGGCGCTCGCCCTCATGTTCGTCATGATCGTCTTCTCCGGCAAGGCGCTTGCCCACGGCTACATTGATTCCCCAAGCAGCCGCGCCGACCTGTGCGCCAAGGGCGTCAACAAAAAATGCGGGTTCATCATCTACGAACCGCAAAGCCTGGAAGCGCACAAGGGCTTCCCTGCCGCCGGTCCGGCCGACGGCAAGATCGCAAGTGCGAATGGAGCTTTTCCGGAGCTGGATCAGCAATCGGCCACCCGCTGGAGCAAGGTCAGCATTACGCCGGGGACGACGACGTTCCATTGGACCATTGAAGCCAATCATGCAACCACGAGCTGGAAGTACTACATCACGAAGCAGAACTGGAATCCGGATGAGCCGCTCACGCGTGCTTCCTTCGACTTGACCCCGTTCTGCAGCGTCGATTACAAAGGCAAGCAGCCGCCACATTCCTATTCAGATACATGCGATGTCCCAAGCCGCACCGGCTACCAGGTCATCTTGGCGGTATGGGAAATCGCGGATACGGCGAATGCGTTCTACAATGTCATCGATGTGGACTTCGGGGGCGGTTCCCCGGTCGATCCGACGCCTCCCGCAGCGCCTGCGAACCTGGCCGTATCGAACGTTACGTCTACGAGCGCCATTTTGACATGGGATGCTTCGACCGACAATGCCGGCGTCACGGGATATAAGATTTATCGAGGCTCCACATTGGCGGCTTCCACGAACGGGTCGACGTTAACCTATACCCTTGCAGGGTTGACGCCTAGCACCTCCTATTCGTATTCGGTCCGGGCCGTCGATGCCGCCGGCAATCAATCGGCCAGCAGCAATGTCGTCACCTTCACCACCCTGCCCCCGCAGCCCGATACGGAGCCTCCTGCTGCGCCATCGTCCTTGACCGCTTCGGCCATCACTTCGTCGAGCGTGACCTTGACCTGGAACGCATCCACGGACAATGTTGGTGTAGCCGGGTACCGCATTTATAACGGAACGGCTCTGGCGGGAACGACGAGCGGATTGAACTACACCGTGTCCGGTCTGCAGCCGGAGACCTCCTATACGTTTACGGTTGTGGCGTTTGATGCAGCCGGCAATGTCTCCCTGCCCAGCAGCGCGTTGAACGTTACGACAGCGCCCGCCCCTGCCGCGACGCCTTGGGCTCCGAACACCTCGTATGCGGCCGGCGCGCTTGTCACGTACAACGGCAGGACGTATGAGGCGCGGGTCGCGCATACCTCGCTGGTCGGCTGGGAGCCGCCGAATGTCCCTGCCCTATGGCTGTTGAAATAA
- a CDS encoding aldehyde dehydrogenase family protein: MSSFQISPKVEAFLQGTKKLFINGEWVESVQNNVFSSINPATGEVLAVVSEAREEDVDRAVKAARHAFDHGKWSTMSAAARSRLIYKLADLIEANKQELAELETLDNGKPLRETKAADLPLTIEHFRYYAGWATKIVGQTIPTAGNFLTYTRHEAVGVVGQIIPWNFPLLMAAWKLGAALATGCTIVLKPAEQTPLSALYLAQLTQEAGFPPGVINVIPGFGETAGAPLVQHPQVDKIAFTGSTVVGKSIMREAADTVKKVTLELGGKSPNIILPDADLSRAVPGALRGITFNQGQVCSAGSRLYVQKKLYDNVVADLASEAKRIRVGSGLDPDTEMGPLVSSEQHDIVKRYIEAGKAAGAELVAGGKVPGGQGYFVEPTIFAHVDPKMTIACEEIFGPVVAAMPYDTLDDLIEQANQSDYGLAAGVWTQNLKQAHYLASKLKAGTVWVNCYNAFDAAAPFGGYKQSGLGREMGSYALDNYTEVKTVWVNLN; the protein is encoded by the coding sequence TTGTCATCGTTCCAAATCAGTCCGAAGGTTGAAGCTTTTTTGCAAGGCACGAAGAAGCTGTTCATCAATGGAGAGTGGGTCGAATCCGTCCAGAACAACGTCTTTTCATCGATCAATCCGGCTACGGGAGAAGTGCTCGCGGTCGTGTCGGAAGCGCGTGAGGAGGATGTGGACCGGGCGGTCAAGGCAGCGCGCCATGCATTCGATCATGGCAAATGGTCCACCATGAGCGCGGCGGCTCGCAGCCGCCTCATCTATAAGCTGGCCGATCTCATCGAGGCGAACAAGCAAGAGCTTGCTGAGCTGGAGACGCTGGATAACGGCAAGCCGCTGCGGGAGACGAAGGCGGCTGATCTTCCGCTCACGATCGAGCATTTCCGTTATTATGCCGGCTGGGCTACGAAAATCGTCGGACAAACCATTCCTACGGCAGGCAACTTCCTTACCTATACGAGACATGAAGCGGTCGGAGTGGTCGGCCAGATCATTCCGTGGAACTTCCCGCTGCTGATGGCGGCCTGGAAGCTCGGCGCCGCCCTCGCTACCGGCTGCACCATCGTCCTGAAGCCGGCGGAGCAGACGCCGCTGTCCGCCCTCTACCTGGCCCAATTGACCCAGGAAGCCGGGTTCCCGCCTGGCGTCATCAATGTCATCCCCGGCTTCGGCGAGACGGCGGGCGCGCCGCTCGTCCAGCATCCGCAAGTCGACAAGATCGCCTTCACCGGCTCGACGGTTGTCGGGAAATCGATTATGCGCGAAGCCGCAGATACGGTCAAAAAAGTAACGCTTGAGCTCGGCGGCAAATCGCCTAACATCATCCTCCCGGACGCCGATCTGTCCCGGGCGGTGCCCGGCGCGCTGCGGGGCATCACCTTCAATCAGGGGCAGGTGTGCTCGGCAGGCTCGCGGCTCTACGTGCAAAAGAAATTATATGATAACGTCGTGGCAGACCTGGCGTCGGAGGCGAAGCGGATCCGGGTAGGAAGCGGCCTCGATCCGGATACGGAGATGGGCCCGCTCGTCTCGTCCGAGCAGCATGACATCGTGAAGCGCTATATCGAGGCGGGGAAAGCGGCCGGCGCAGAGCTGGTTGCCGGCGGCAAAGTGCCTGGCGGACAGGGCTACTTCGTCGAACCGACGATATTCGCGCATGTCGATCCGAAGATGACGATCGCCTGCGAAGAGATCTTCGGGCCTGTCGTGGCGGCGATGCCGTACGATACGCTCGATGATTTGATTGAGCAGGCCAACCAATCCGATTACGGCTTGGCTGCGGGAGTATGGACGCAAAATCTGAAGCAAGCCCACTATCTGGCAAGCAAGCTGAAAGCGGGCACGGTCTGGGTGAACTGCTACAACGCCTTCGACGCGGCCGCTCCGTTCGGCGGCTACAAGCAATCGGGCCTTGGACGGGAGATGGGCTCCTATGCGCTCGACAACTATACCGAAGTGAAGACGGTGTGGGTGAACCTGAACTAG
- a CDS encoding alanine/glycine:cation symporter family protein, with protein MHWLEVWLDRVNQFVWGPPLLILLVGTGIFLTIRLGLLQVLRLPLALKLIFTAKNEGKGDVTSFGALATALAATIGTGNIVGVATAIQIGGPGALFWMWLAAFFGMATKYAEGLLAVKFRKIDENGQVSGGPMYYIEQGLGAKFKPLAIYFAVSGVLVALLGIGTLPQVNAIVSSSQTSLGIPVAVTAGVVTLAIALVTIGGLKSIARVTTKVVPAMAIIYVVASVIVLITFADKIPNALSLVFQSAFSPAAAGGGFLGATVMMAIRNGIARGVFSNESGLGSAPIAAAAAKVKWPAEQGLVSMTGTFIDTIIICTLTGLTLIVTGAWNGMAEGAAMTQAAFDAAMPFGSIILTICLMLFAFTTILGWNYYGERCIVYLFGVRAILPYRIVFIAMVAAGAFIKLHAIYLLSDIVNGLMALPNLVALLGLSGVVVAETRLYLRHMKQ; from the coding sequence ATGCATTGGTTGGAAGTATGGCTGGATCGGGTGAATCAATTTGTGTGGGGGCCGCCGCTCCTCATCTTATTAGTGGGGACCGGTATTTTTCTAACGATTCGGCTCGGGCTGCTGCAGGTGCTTCGCCTGCCGCTGGCGCTCAAGCTCATATTCACTGCGAAAAACGAAGGCAAAGGCGACGTCACGAGCTTCGGCGCGCTGGCTACCGCCCTGGCGGCCACGATCGGAACGGGGAATATTGTCGGCGTCGCCACCGCGATTCAGATAGGCGGGCCGGGCGCGCTGTTTTGGATGTGGCTGGCCGCATTTTTTGGCATGGCGACGAAGTATGCGGAAGGCTTGTTGGCCGTGAAATTCCGGAAAATCGACGAGAACGGGCAAGTGTCGGGCGGCCCGATGTACTATATCGAACAAGGCTTGGGTGCGAAGTTCAAACCGCTTGCGATCTATTTCGCGGTGAGCGGGGTATTGGTAGCCTTATTAGGCATCGGCACTCTTCCGCAGGTGAATGCGATCGTATCATCCAGCCAGACCAGCCTGGGGATTCCTGTAGCGGTAACCGCAGGAGTGGTGACCCTCGCGATAGCTCTAGTGACGATTGGCGGTCTCAAGAGCATTGCTAGGGTGACCACCAAAGTCGTGCCTGCGATGGCTATCATCTATGTCGTAGCCAGCGTCATCGTTCTGATCACTTTCGCCGACAAGATTCCGAACGCGCTGTCGCTTGTTTTCCAGAGCGCCTTCAGCCCGGCTGCGGCGGGCGGCGGCTTCCTCGGAGCGACCGTCATGATGGCCATTCGGAACGGCATCGCGAGAGGGGTGTTTTCGAATGAATCCGGGCTCGGCAGCGCTCCGATCGCGGCGGCGGCGGCCAAGGTGAAATGGCCCGCGGAGCAGGGACTTGTATCGATGACCGGTACGTTCATTGACACGATTATCATTTGTACGCTGACCGGCCTGACGCTGATTGTGACCGGGGCGTGGAACGGTATGGCGGAAGGTGCGGCCATGACGCAAGCGGCGTTCGATGCCGCGATGCCTTTCGGGTCTATCATTCTGACGATATGTCTTATGTTATTTGCTTTTACGACGATTCTGGGGTGGAACTATTACGGCGAGCGCTGTATTGTCTATTTATTCGGCGTGCGGGCGATCTTGCCTTACCGCATTGTGTTCATCGCCATGGTCGCGGCAGGCGCGTTCATCAAGCTGCATGCGATCTATCTGCTCTCGGACATCGTGAACGGGCTGATGGCTCTCCCGAACTTGGTCGCACTGTTGGGATTGTCCGGCGTGGTCGTGGCAGAGACCCGTCTTTATTTGCGGCATATGAAGCAGTGA